The genomic stretch ATGTTATTTATTGTTTTGGGTTATTCAAAATAATCAATGCGGCAATAGTTCCAGGAACCCATCCGCAAAGCCACAAAATAAAGACAATTATTACAGAACCGCAACCTTTATCTAAAACTGATAACGGCGGAAAAATAATTGCTAATAATACTCTCCATATACTCATACTGTTTTTTTTATTTGATGATTGATGATACTCATGAGACACAAAAACGGCAAAAATGTTACACTAACGCAGTATTTGCAAACATTATACGCTTCAAATATTTCCAAATCAATACATTGGTACTCAGAACTAATTTTGCTTAATTAAATTAAAAACAACTTTTAAGGCTTCCAAGAAAATTATTATCTAAATAGTTTATTTTCAGTTTTTTATTTTCTTTCTCTTTGCTCGCACAAAGAATACTGAATCAAGTTCAGCACAGGTTTCAACAAAAGAAAGTGCGTTTTTCCAGAGGTGTTTTTAGTTTTTTCTCTGAAAAACTAAAACCGCATTCATTTTTCTAAATTTTTTTCAAGGCTTCAAAAATTCTTAACGAAAAATGATTGCTACACTGCGGAAAAAGAATGCAGTACGTATTATTTTACACCGAACACATGTTAAACTAATGAAATGTAATTATCTTTGCTGACTTAAATTTACACATTATTATGCAATTATCAGAACAAGAAATAGTTCGCAGAGAAAAACTTTCAAAGTTGCGCGAACTCGGAATTAACCCGTATCCAGCAGATCTTTATCCAGTAAACCATACTTCAAAAAAGATAAAGGAATCATTTGCAGAAGGTAAACAGGTTGTAATTGCAGGTAGATTGATGCGTAAAAAAATACAAGGAAAAGCTTCATTTGCTGAATTGCAAGATTCTGATGGAAGAATTCAAGTGTATTTTAATAGAGACGAAATTTGTCCCGAAGAAGACAAAACATTATATAATGATATTTTTAAAAAGCTTTTAGATTTAGGTGATTTCATCGGAATTGAAGGTGAATTGTTTACAACACAAGTTGGAGAAAAAACAGTAATGGTAAAGAATTTTACGTTGTTAAGTAAAGCCTTAAGACCATTACCATTACCAAAAGAGAAAGATGGCGTTGTGTATGATAAATTTGATGATCCCGAACAACGATATCGTCAACGTTATACCGATTTAGTCGTAAATCCACAAGTAAAAGAAGTATTTGTAAAGCGTACAAAATTGTTCAACGCTATGCGTAACTTTTTTAATGATGCAGGTTATTTTGAAGTAGAAACTCCAATTTTACAACCAATTCCTGGTGGCGCAGCGGCGCGTCCGTTTATGACACATCACAATTCATTGGACATTCCATTATACATGCGAATTGCAAATGAATTGTATTTGAAAAGATTGATTGTTGGTGGATTTGACGGCGTATACGAATTTTCCAAAAACTTCCGTAATGAAGGAATGGATCGTACGCACAATCCTGAATTTACAGCAATGGAAATCTATGTTGCATACAAAGATTACAATTGGATGATGGATTTCACAGAGAAATTATTAGAACATTGTGCTATTGCCGTAAACGGAAAAACAACAGCTACGTTTGGAAAACATGAAATTGATTTTAAAGCGCCATACAAACGTATCACAATGACGCAATCTATTATTGACTTTACAGGATTTGACATTACTGGAAAATCTGAAGAAGAACTCTTTGAAGCTGCTCAAAACATGGGAGTTTCTGTGGATAAAACCATGGGAAAAGGAAAATTGATTGATGAAATTTTCGGTGAAAAATGTGAAGGAAGATATATTGAACCAACATTTATTACAGATTATCCAAAGGAAATGAGTCCGTTGTGTAAAGAACATCGTGAAAACCCTGAATTAACGGAACGTTTTGAATTGATGGTTTGCGGAAAAGAAATTGCAAATGCCTATTCAGAATTAAATGATCCGATTGATCAACGCGAACGTTTTGAAGCACAATTGAAGCTTTCTGAAAAAGGAGACGACGAAGCAATGTTTATTGATGATGATTTCATTCGTGCTTTGGAATATGGAATGCCGCCAACTTCTGGTTTAGGAATTGGAATGGATCGTTTGATTATGTATTTGACCAACAATCCATCAATTCAGGAAGTATTGTTCTTTCCGCAAATGCGTCCAGAAAATAAAAAAGTTGCAATTAGTGAAGAGGCAAAAGCAATTTTAGAAATTTTAAAGAAAGCTGAAAAGTTACCTTTAAATGATTTAAAAGCACAAGCAGGATTATCTAACAAAAAGTGGGATAAATCTATAAAAGAATTGACTAAAAACAATTTAGCAAACGTTGAGAAAACGGATGACGGATTGTTTGTGGAGTTGGTATAGCTTTGGTAAACTCAGCTACCAGTTTTCTACAAGCTCAACTAACTACTTATAATATAACTTCAAAGGAACTGCAAATTGTAGTTCCTTTTTTTTTGAAATGTATTTTTATATCTTTAATCACTTAAAATAAAATAACTATTGGGAAATTCTAAATCTGGTTTGGCAGCTGCAGGCAGCATTCTATTAATTGGAGCACAACTTGTGTTTGGAATTATACAGTTCAATGATACGCCTCCAACACATGTAACTAATGATTGGGTAGTAAAAAAGGAAACGAAGAAACGATTGCCTAAAATTGATGTTCCCGATTTTATTATTGGAGAACATACTGCATTGCAAGAAGTACTACAATTGAAAAAGGATTCTGTGTTTTCTGTAATTCCGCATATTACCGTAAAATTGCGAGGAGGTTTTCACATGTTCAATACTTCTGAAATGCCAACAACAGCAGTTTTTGCCAAATACTCAAAATATTATTTTTCTTATGATTCAATTGCAAAAGCGGAAAATGAATCGATGACTTTTCAATGGGAATCGTTCCGAGAAAATTTAGTAGCACAAAAACCTGGAAGCACTATTTCGATTCAAGAGAACATGAAGTATACTTATAAAGGTATGAACATTGAAAAAAAGGAATTTACCATTTCATCACTTGGAACTCATATACGAGGCGTTGCAACATTAATTGAATTTGAAGGAATGTGCTACTTTTTTCAGTTTGCTGCCGAAGACAGAACCTCCAGAGAAAGTAGTTATCATTATTTGAGAAAGTATTTAGATATGTATTTAAAGATTCGATAAAAAACACTTTTCATTTCAACTTCGCTCAATGCGGCGCACTTTCAACTCACAACTCATAACTCATAACTCATAACTCATTCAATTCTTCACCAATTCCAAAGTTGTTTGATACAAAGGCGTTTTGCTCATTTTAGCTTTCAGCCACGCGTAAAAACTCATGACGAAAATATCTTCTTTTTCGGGCATTTTCCATTCGAAAGACTTTTCTACGGAAGTTTTAAAAACTGCATCGGTAACATCTTCAGGCTTGTTGTAATACTGCTTTACATATTTTAAAAATGTAATCACACGCTGTTCTCCAGTCTTTTTTAGAAACGGATAGTACTTTCGTTGAAAACTGGCAAAACGTGAATCTACATAGGAAATATTACCCAATTCTATGTGCAATAATAACTCGATTAGGTTTTTCTTTACAACCCATTCTACGCCTGCTTTTTCTTCATACCATTTATCCGTGTGATAGAATTTTGATAATACTTGTTGCGCTTTTTTGAATTCGCTTTGCTGAAAATAAAAGACAATTAAACTTAAATGAATGTCTAACATCACTTCCAAATCGTACTTTTTCACATTCGCAACGGCTTCTAACATTTCAATAGCTATTTCGGAATTTCCAGAATAGTTATGATTTAGCGCAACCAAACATTGATACGTTAACAACGAACTTTTGTAATACCGCTGTTTTTGTTTTTGCATTTCGACATGCATACGTTCTAAATAGTGTAAGCTTTCCGCGAATTCTTTCTTTCTGAAAAAGATATTCGCAATGAGATATAATACTTTGATGTGATAAAATACATGTTTGTCGGTTTGTTTCAATCGGTTGGAAATGTCTTTATAATTTTCCAAAATAAATGACGTTACATTGAAATAATCTTTGTTGACAGAAGCGACCGAGTTTACAATTTGCGCCAATTGATATAATGATTTGTATGATAAACCAATTTCTTCCGAAATGTCTAATCGTTGGTAGGTTTCTTTAATTAATGCTTCAAACGAAATCACTTCACCTTGATAGACCACTTTTTGAAGGTTTTCTTTAATAATCGAATACGCAATATTTAGCTTTTCTTCTTGTAAAAAATCTTGTTGATTCGCTGTAAATTTTTCGATGATTGTTTCCAACGGCGGCGCAAACGGAGTTGTATGCGCATATTGTATTTGCGTATGATAAACTTCATTCAGCAATGAAAAGTGCAACGATTCGCGTGCTTTCTTTTCCGCTTTTTCTAATACTTTAAACGCCGTTTTAAATTGTTTGTGTTGCAATAAGTTTCGAGCAACTAAGATCCGTTTGGTAATATCGAGTTCTGAAGAAACTTCATGTGTGAGACTTTGCGTTGCCATAAAATCGAGTAGTGAACTCCATAAACGCTTTCGCAATCCGTGATACGCGGTTTTGTTATCCTTTCCGTATAGTTTTTTGGGAATTTCTTTTGCAGAACAATTTGCGAGTAACAACTTAAACAATTGCACATTTTTTGTGTCGTGTCGTTTGTTCTTATACGTAAGGTATTTTACAAATTCCTGTTGTTCTTCAGTAGAAAATTGAGAGATTATAGTATCGATTGCAATCATTATATCGTCCGTTTTTTATTATTTAGAATATTAATAATCAATTATATACATATTTTAAATTTCTATAAATATAGTCCTTTTTTATGAATAATTGAATTTCGTAGGTAAAAATCCAATCGCATATTTGCCCTGTAATCAACAAACAAAAAATTACACATTTAAACAAAAATTAAAATCAATTAACATTTAAAATTA from Kordia antarctica encodes the following:
- a CDS encoding YqaE/Pmp3 family membrane protein; protein product: MSIWRVLLAIIFPPLSVLDKGCGSVIIVFILWLCGWVPGTIAALIILNNPKQ
- the lysS gene encoding lysine--tRNA ligase; this encodes MQLSEQEIVRREKLSKLRELGINPYPADLYPVNHTSKKIKESFAEGKQVVIAGRLMRKKIQGKASFAELQDSDGRIQVYFNRDEICPEEDKTLYNDIFKKLLDLGDFIGIEGELFTTQVGEKTVMVKNFTLLSKALRPLPLPKEKDGVVYDKFDDPEQRYRQRYTDLVVNPQVKEVFVKRTKLFNAMRNFFNDAGYFEVETPILQPIPGGAAARPFMTHHNSLDIPLYMRIANELYLKRLIVGGFDGVYEFSKNFRNEGMDRTHNPEFTAMEIYVAYKDYNWMMDFTEKLLEHCAIAVNGKTTATFGKHEIDFKAPYKRITMTQSIIDFTGFDITGKSEEELFEAAQNMGVSVDKTMGKGKLIDEIFGEKCEGRYIEPTFITDYPKEMSPLCKEHRENPELTERFELMVCGKEIANAYSELNDPIDQRERFEAQLKLSEKGDDEAMFIDDDFIRALEYGMPPTSGLGIGMDRLIMYLTNNPSIQEVLFFPQMRPENKKVAISEEAKAILEILKKAEKLPLNDLKAQAGLSNKKWDKSIKELTKNNLANVEKTDDGLFVELV
- a CDS encoding tetratricopeptide repeat protein; translated protein: MIAIDTIISQFSTEEQQEFVKYLTYKNKRHDTKNVQLFKLLLANCSAKEIPKKLYGKDNKTAYHGLRKRLWSSLLDFMATQSLTHEVSSELDITKRILVARNLLQHKQFKTAFKVLEKAEKKARESLHFSLLNEVYHTQIQYAHTTPFAPPLETIIEKFTANQQDFLQEEKLNIAYSIIKENLQKVVYQGEVISFEALIKETYQRLDISEEIGLSYKSLYQLAQIVNSVASVNKDYFNVTSFILENYKDISNRLKQTDKHVFYHIKVLYLIANIFFRKKEFAESLHYLERMHVEMQKQKQRYYKSSLLTYQCLVALNHNYSGNSEIAIEMLEAVANVKKYDLEVMLDIHLSLIVFYFQQSEFKKAQQVLSKFYHTDKWYEEKAGVEWVVKKNLIELLLHIELGNISYVDSRFASFQRKYYPFLKKTGEQRVITFLKYVKQYYNKPEDVTDAVFKTSVEKSFEWKMPEKEDIFVMSFYAWLKAKMSKTPLYQTTLELVKN